The following proteins come from a genomic window of Coffea arabica cultivar ET-39 chromosome 11c, Coffea Arabica ET-39 HiFi, whole genome shotgun sequence:
- the LOC113720201 gene encoding (+)-borneol dehydrogenase 1-like, translated as MSSNPRVASSSKRLDGKVAIITGGASGIGAAAARLFHSNGAKVVLADIQDNLGQAIANELGKNACYIHCDVSQEDQVFDLIDTTIAKYGQLDIMYNNAGITEGSKIAILETSKSELDRVIGVNLVGSFLGAKHAARVMIPRRRGCILFTASASVNIAGLGPHAYTATKHAIAGLAKNLSAELGQHGIRVNCVSPYAVMTGIAGGNYSEEYIAQMQMFVNAVANLKGKTLTADDVAQAALYLASDEAGYVSGLNLVVDGGFSVVNPSMMNAAAQTKLRQK; from the exons ATGAGCTCTAACCCTAGAGTTGCTTCCTCCAGTAAAAG GCTAGATGGTAAGGTGGCAATTATCACCGGAGGTGCCAGCGGTATAGGAGCAGCTGCGGCTCGGCTCTTTCATAGCAATGGTGCTAAAGTTGTATTAGCCGATATCCAAGACAATCTGGGCCAAGCAATTGCCAATGAGCTTGGCAAAAATGCTTGCTATATTCACTGTGATGTATCACAAGAGGACCAAGTTTTTGATCTCATCGATACCACCATAGCCAAATACGGCCAACTTGACATCATGTATAACAATGCTGGAATCACTGAAGGGTCCAAAATTGCTATTCTGGAAACGTCAAAGTCAGAGTTGGACCGGGTTATTGGTGTAAATTTGGTGGGCTCATTTTTAGGAGCCAAGCATGCTGCAAGAGTCATGATACCGCGGCGCCGGGGATGCATATTGTTCACAGCCAGCGCCTCTGTCAACATAGCTGGTCTTGGACCTCATGCCTATACAGCCACTAAGCATGCAATTGCAGGTCTAGCTAAGAATTTGTCAGCTGAGCTTGGTCAACATGGTATACGAGTCAACTGTGTCTCCCCTTATGCCGTAATGACTGGCATAGCAGGAGGGAATTATTCTGAAGAGTATATTGCACAAATGCAGATGTTTGTAAATGCAGTGGCTAATCTTAAAGGGAAGACTTTGACAGCAGATGATGTTGCTCAAGCTGCACTGTACTTGGCAAGCGATGAAGCTGGTTATGTAAGTGGACTGAATCTTGTAGTTGACGGAGGTTTCAGCGTTGTTAATCCTTCCATGATGAATGCTGCGGCTCAGACCAAACTACGTCAGAAATGA